The Tissierellales bacterium nucleotide sequence CCTACTAACTATTTAGATGAACAACATATAGAGTGGCTAAAACGCTATTTACAGGAATACGACAACGCATTTATATTAATTTCTCACGATATTCCATTTTTAAACAGCGTAATAAACTTGATATATCACATGGAAAACAGGAAATTATCTAGATATGTAGGTGATTATGATGCGTTCCAAGAAGTATATGAAGTAAAAAAGAAACAGTTAGAATCTGCATATAGAAAACAACAGCAAGAAATCGCTGATTTGAAAGATTTTGTTGCAAGAAATAAAGCTAGAGTCTCAACTCGTAATATGGCTATGTCTAGACAAAAGAAACTTGATAAAATGGCTGTTATCGAATTAGCACAAGAAAAACCGAAACCTGAGTTTGATTTTCTTTATTCTCGTGCCCCTTCTAGATTTGTATTTGAAACTAATGATTTGGTCATAGGTTATGATTCTCCATTATCTAAACCACTAAATTTAACTATGGAACGCGGACAAAAAGTCGCATTAGTTGGAGCTAATGGTATTGGCAAAACAACTCTTCTAAAGAGTATTTTAGGTGAAATCAATCCTATTTCTGGCTCAGTACAATTAGGCGATTATCAAGATATCGGATATTTTGAACAAGAAATTAA carries:
- a CDS encoding ATP-binding cassette domain-containing protein, with the translated sequence PTNYLDEQHIEWLKRYLQEYDNAFILISHDIPFLNSVINLIYHMENRKLSRYVGDYDAFQEVYEVKKKQLESAYRKQQQEIADLKDFVARNKARVSTRNMAMSRQKKLDKMAVIELAQEKPKPEFDFLYSRAPSRFVFETNDLVIGYDSPLSKPLNLTMERGQKVALVGANGIGKTTLLKSILGEINPISGSVQLGDYQDIGYFEQEIKDANYNTCIDEIWSEFPSYNQNEIRAALAKCGLMTKHIESKILVLSGGEQAKVRLCKLINRESNILVLDEPTNHLDIDAKDELKRALKAYKGSILLICHEPEFYSDIVTDVWNCESWTTKVLG